From the Clostridia bacterium genome, the window TCGAATCCGATAAGCGAAACTTGATCTGGAATACTGACGGCCATGTCGTTCAGGCGCTGGAATATGCCCATGGTCATCAGGTTGTTGCCGCCTATGATGGCAGTGGGAGGGACGGGGAGAGACATGAGGCGTCCAGCCAACTCATAACCGGACCTGATCCGGAAATCGCCCTCAGCTACATACTCTTCAACGTGGGGAATGCCAGCGGCCTTCATGGCCTTCCTATAGCCCTTCAAACGTCCTAGGCCAGGCGTGGTGCCAACCGGGCCGTGGATGATCGAGATCCTGGAATGGCCCAGACCCACTAAGTGCTCAACAGCCTGTGCCACACCTGCCTCATTGTCGATCACTACTGAGTCATACCGAAATCTCTCGATGTGCCTGTCGATGAAGACTATTGGAAGATCTGGATCGGCGCCGAGAAGCGCCTGCGATAGCGTGCCTCCGGATTCATCCACCAGGATCATCAGTAGGCCGTCAGCCCGTTGCTGCCTCAGGCTCCTGACGACCTTCTCCTCAGTGGCGATGTCCTCATTTGTGTTGCCGAGGATGATGTTGTAGCCATAGCCTGCACACACCGCTTCGGCGCCGTTCAGCACTTCAGGGAAAAACGGGTTTGATATGTCGGGAACAACAAATCCGATGGTCTTGGTCTGCCCAATTCTCAGACTCTTGGCGATCGTATCGGGGACGTACCCTTGCTTTTCAATGATCTTGAGCACTTTCTGGTACGTATCGGGGGAGACCGGGCCGCTCTGGTTTATCACCCTCGACACAGTCGCAGTAGACACACCGGCCATCTGCGCGATATCTTTCAGGTTCATACTGTGATCCTCCGATTCGTGTAAACGAATACAGACTTGGGAGGCCAATAAGTCGATAATCCAGGAGCTATACGGCGTTTTGTAGGAACAAATCCACTTGGTACAGGTATTATGCTGTGGCAAGCGATATCGGACACCCACACAGGTCATGTATTCGATTACATTTTACCGGCGTGTTCTGTCACTGTCAAGCCCCGATTTGAGCCTTGAGCCTTGAATCCCGAATTTTGAGTGAATTCCTGCGCGAGGCGTGACCGAATCCCGGACCGACAATGCCGACGGATCCAGCAGTGAGACGAGTTCAATGTCGATGGAACCGACGTTGAAACGGCGGCAGTGTCGATAGATTGGACATTGAGGCCCTGCGGGTGTGCGGCCCGGCAAGATGGACGATTGGGAGTTTGCTTGGGCCGGCATGTGGGGGAAAATGGAATGCACGAATCAGTGCTAGACGCGGTTTCCCAACTGACCCCGCCGAACGATGGAAGTTACGGGAACCGCGGTCACGGACAACGAATCGTCAATGTCAACGAATTGGACACTGACCCCACGGTCAAGGTCCAATTGAGTCGCATTGATCGCACGACAGTGCTGGTTTCATCGACATTGAGAGTTGGCAGAACCAGAAGCAGACGGTTGCCGCCGATTTCGCCCGGAGGCGCACCGGGTGCGTGCCGTTTTCGAGGTCGAATCCTGTGCCTATGAGGGTCTCACCCTTGGCAGGCCTGCGAGGCGCCCGGACCACCGGGCCCATCATGAAGCTCCCAACAACTGCTGCGCGTGGTTTCCTGTCCATTGCCGTTCGGTACTCCCTTCTCGATGCGAGAGGCAAGGTCATCTCTGCGAACGTGTGCCCCACTCTGCCAGCAGCTTCTTTCCCAAGCTTCCGCCTGGGTGGTATCTTGCGAAGTCTTCCGGACGAAACCCCTTGATTGTCATGAGTGCAACTGCAAGGGCATCTCCCATGGCGATAGCGGCAGTAGAGCTGTTTGTGGGGGCCAGGTTCAGTGGATCAGCCTCCCGCTCCACGGCGCACACAAGCCGCGCGTCGCTCGCCTGGGCGAGAGAAGATTCCGGGTTGCCCGTCATGGCAACGATCTTCGCGCCTATAATCCTGAGAGATGGGATCAGTCTGACGACTTCTTCAGTCTCGCCGCTGTTGCTTATGGCGATCACCAGATCATCCGCCGTCACCATCCCTAGGTCGCCATGGACTGCCTCAGCAGAATGCACAAAGAAGGCCGGGGTCCCTGTGCTGGACAGAGTCGCGGCGATCTTCCTGCCAACGAGGCCCGATTTTCCTACCCCAGTCACGATCACGCGGCCACGGCACGAAAGCGCAAGTTCAACAGCACACCGGAAACCATCATCAAGCCCATGTGCGAGTTCGGCAAGGATGGCCGACTCACTCATGAGCACGCGGCGTCCGATCTCGACGAGATCAGCCTTCTCCGAGCTACCCCACTCTGAGGCATCAGTCCCGGTCTGTGTTTGAAGATCCTCCTGCCCCATATCCCTCTCCTCCATAACGCTTGCACGTGGCGTCCTCAATTCCGTGTGCGACAGCTTCCCTCTCCTACTTTCCTGCCCGCCGCCGACAGCCCATTCATGGCATTGAAGTACATGGCACATATCGCCAGTGGAAGTCCTAGCCACGCGCGTCGCCAGTGATATTGACTTGAGGCTCTCCAGTGATGATATGCCCTGTGATCCCGCCGCTCCCGACTATGTTGACTGAGGCCTTCTGTGCAAACACCGACCCACGGAACTTCGTGTCCCCTTCTACGGAGATCGCATCGGTTCCAGAGTAGTACATGTGCAACTGCTTCTCGGACCCGCTTTCGTTCACCTTTGAGCCGCCGAGAGGTTCCCGGGGTTATCCACAATGTATGATGCAAGGGCATCAGCCCCGGACCTGGCGACGTAGTACGCCTTAGCATGGGCCTCATCTTCCCCCGCACTATCATTGGATACTTGGTTTTCTGCGCGCTTATAGGGAATCCTGCAGACAATCATCGCTGCATGTTCGCAGGCGCCGATTTCTCGCCTGGCTTAGCTGCCGTATTAGCTATCGGCAGACAAGCCAAGCAGGAACAGCGATGAGAGTGGGGAATATCTCTTTGTTCAGCTTCTAAACATTGTGCTGAGAATCCTGAGGTGAGTCTGGAAGATGGAACGAGCAGCGCACCCCCGTCGCCTTGCCAGCGGGGGAGCAAATGACACGCGGCTCCTCAAGAGTATCAATGTCCTGACTGTGCTTGATGTACTCCGGAACACACATGGGTTATCCCGGGCCGATATTGCGCGTGCGACTGGTTTGACACCTGCCACCGTGTCGAGCGTAGTCTCGATCTTGATCTCATCAGGGATAGCCCACGAGGTCGGCTACGGCGAATCGAGTGGCGGACGTCCCCCGGTCATACTGGAGTTCAACCCTCAAGCCTTCTACATCGCCGGGGTTGACCTCGGCGTCACCAAGGTGATCGCCGTCGTTGCTGACCTCGAAGGGACAGTGGTCTCCCGAACACGCCTGGAACTCGACGTTCAGGAGGGGCCGGCGGCCATCATCTCCAGGCTCATTGAGGCCACGCATGAAGCCATCGGCGCCGCAAGCACCGCATTCGGGGCGGAATCCGATGCTAGGCCAAGGATCGTCGGCATAGGGCTTTCCATGCCTGGCCTCATCGATGCTGAGCGCGGGATATCGCTGTTCGCTCCGAACATACCAGAATGGTCCGATATTCCCATCGTTGAGCTGTTCCACAAGGAGTTCTCCCTGCCATGCTGGGTTGAGAATGACGCGCGCGCCATGGCCCTGGGAGAGGCAATGTTCGGCGCGGGACGAGGCTATGAGGACATACTATGCGTGAACGTTGGCCGCGGCATCGGAGCTGGGATCATTGTGAATGGCGACATATACCGTGGCAGGCAGGGGAGCGCAGGTGAGCTCGGCCACATGACAGTCGATCCCAACGGGCCGATCTGCCCGTGCGGAAACCGGGGTTGCCTCGAGGTCATGGCGGCTGGTCCGGCCATAGCCGCGTCAGCTATCAGGGCAGTATCCACAGGCTCGAACACAAGGATACGTGAGATGGTCGGCGGGAGGATAGAGGCGATCACTGCCGAAGTCGTGTCGGAGGCCGCCAAGCAAGGAGATGCCCTGGCAGAAATGCTGGTGCGGGAAGCTGGTAGATACCTTGGAATCGGGATTGCTAACGCCGTGAACTTGCTCAGCCCAGAACTCGTAGTGATTGGCGGGGGAGTCGCCAGAGCAGGGGATATCCTCTTCGACGAAGTGAGGAAGACAGTCCGGGAACGCGCGTTCACCACAATGGTGAACCTCCCGGAGATCGTGCCCTCAGCCCAGGGTGAAGACTCAAG encodes:
- a CDS encoding ROK family protein — translated: MERAAHPRRLASGGANDTRLLKSINVLTVLDVLRNTHGLSRADIARATGLTPATVSSVVSILISSGIAHEVGYGESSGGRPPVILEFNPQAFYIAGVDLGVTKVIAVVADLEGTVVSRTRLELDVQEGPAAIISRLIEATHEAIGAASTAFGAESDARPRIVGIGLSMPGLIDAERGISLFAPNIPEWSDIPIVELFHKEFSLPCWVENDARAMALGEAMFGAGRGYEDILCVNVGRGIGAGIIVNGDIYRGRQGSAGELGHMTVDPNGPICPCGNRGCLEVMAAGPAIAASAIRAVSTGSNTRIREMVGGRIEAITAEVVSEAAKQGDALAEMLVREAGRYLGIGIANAVNLLSPELVVIGGGVARAGDILFDEVRKTVRERAFTTMVNLPEIVPSAQGEDSSSIGAAALVFEEMLALGKIADLVRATGASCGVDSATETGASCGADSATATGADQA
- a CDS encoding LacI family DNA-binding transcriptional regulator, which translates into the protein MNLKDIAQMAGVSTATVSRVINQSGPVSPDTYQKVLKIIEKQGYVPDTIAKSLRIGQTKTIGFVVPDISNPFFPEVLNGAEAVCAGYGYNIILGNTNEDIATEEKVVRSLRQQRADGLLMILVDESGGTLSQALLGADPDLPIVFIDRHIERFRYDSVVIDNEAGVAQAVEHLVGLGHSRISIIHGPVGTTPGLGRLKGYRKAMKAAGIPHVEEYVAEGDFRIRSGYELAGRLMSLPVPPTAIIGGNNLMTMGIFQRLNDMAVSIPDQVSLIGFDDFPLAANLTPAITVVDRPTCDMGRIAADLLLSRVEKRDQSAVRKVVLPTKLKIRNSCRNIVGS